AGGAGAGATATGACAGCGCAGTCCCCCGAGATGCTCGAGCGCATCGGCGCCGCCCGCCTGGTGCCCGTCGTCGTTCTCGACGACGCCGCCTCCGCCGCTCCGCTGGCCGAGGCCCTCGTGGCCGGTGGCCTCCCCGTGGCCGAGGTGACCTTCCGGACCGCTGCCGCGGTGGACTCGATCAAGGCGATGAGTGCCCGGGGCGACATGCTGATCGGGGCCGGCACGGTGCTCACACCGGAGCAGGTCGACGCCGCCGTGGACGCCGGCGCCTCCTACGTCGTCTCCCCCGGCTTCTCCCAACCGGTGGTGCGCCGCTGCATCGAGCGCGGTGTGCTGCCCCTGCCCGGCGCCGTCACCGCCACCGAGGTGCAGGCGGCCCTGGCCGAGGGCCTGACGGTCGTGAAGTTCTTCCCGGCGGAGACCTCCGGTGGGGCCAAGGCCATCAAGGCGCTCGCAGCACCGTTCGGGGACCTGCGGTTCGTGCCCACCGGCGGGATCGGGCCGAAGAACCTGGCCGAGTACACCGCGCTGTCCGCCGTGCTCGCCGTCGGCGGTTCCTGGATGGTGCCCCGGGACGAGATCGCCGCCGGCCACTTCGAGAAGGTCACCGACCTGACCCGCGAGGCCGTCGCGCTCGCCACCGCCTGACCTGACCCAGCAACCGATTCGACGAGGGATCCCATGAGCCTGTCCATCCGCCCCGCCTCCGAGTGCCGCTACGACATCGCCTCCCTGGGCGAGATCATGCTCCGCATGGATCCGGGCGAGGGCCGTATCCGCACCACCCGCCAGTTCCGCGTCTGGGAGGGTGGCGGTGAGTACAACGTCGCCCGTGGTCTGCGCCGGGCGTTCGGTCTGCGCGCCGTCTCGGTCACCGCCCTCGCGGACAACGAGGTCGGCCGCCTGGTCGAGGACTGCATGCTCACCGGTGGGGTGGACACCTCCTTCATCACCTGGGTGCCCTACGACGGCATCGGGCGCGAGGTCCGCAACGGCCTGAACTTCACCGAGCGCGGGTTCGGGGTGCGCGGCGCCGTCGGCGTCTCCGACCGTGGCAACACCGCGATCAGCCAGCTGAAGCCCGGCCAGGTGGACTGGGACCACCTCTTCGGCGAGCTCGGCGTGCGGTGGCTGCACACCGGCGGCATCTTCGCCGCCCTCTCGGAGTCGACCGCCGAGGTCGTCATCGAGGCGGTCACCGCCGCCAAGAAGCACGGCACGGTCGTCTCCTACGACCTCAACTACCGCCCGAGCCTGTGGAAGACCATCGGCGGCCAGGCCAAGGCCCAGGAGGTCAACAAGGCCATCGCCCCGCTGATCGACGTGATGATCGGCAACGAGGAGGACTTCACCGCCTCCCTCGGCTTCGAGGTCCAGGGCACCGGGGACAACCTCGACAACCTGGAGATCGACAGCTTCAAGGCGATGATCACCGAAGCCGGGCAGACGTACGAGAACTTCCAGGTCATCGGCACCACCCTGCGCACCGTGCACACCGCCTCGGACAACGACTGGGGCGCGATCGCCTGGTCGAGGGACGAGGGCTTCGCCGAGGCCACCCACCGCGAGCACCTGGAGATCCTCGACCGGGTCGGTGGCGGCGATTCCTTCGCCTCGGGCCTGATCTACGGCCTGCTCGAGGGTGAGCCGATCCAGACGGCGGTCGAGTACGGGGCAGCCCACGGCGCCCTGGCCATGTCCACCCCGGGCGACACCACCATGGTCACCAAGGCCGAGGTGCTCAAGCTCGCCGGTGGTGGAAGCGCCCGCGTGGACCGCTGATCACCGGTTCCTGATCGCCCGTCGGCGGTCCGGCCGCGGGTCCGGCAGTCTGGGTGCCGGGCCCGCGACCAGGCCGCCGACGGGCGGCGTCAGCCATGATGGGCCCATGAGAGTCGGTGAGCTCGCGCGACGCACAGGGGTGAGCGTGCGCTCCCTGCGCTATTACGAGAATCAGGGCCTTCTCGCGCCCTCCCGCTCCGCGGCCGGCCAGCGCATCTACGGCACCGAGCACGAGACGATCGTGGGTGAGATCCAGGAGCTGTTCCGCGCCGGGTTCTGCAGCTCGGTCATCCGCGAACTCCTTCCTGCGCTGACCGCCCCCGTCAAGGACACCGCGCTCCTCGGCCAGGCACTGACCTCGGCCCGGGAACGGCTGACCAGCGAGAAGCGGGCGATCGATGCCGAGCTGCTCCGGCTGGAGCAGTGGCGTGACCGCTGGGGACTTGCCCCTGACACCCATGTCAGCGTCCAGGATGAGCGCCATGACGACACCGACGAATCCTCCCCGCCAGCTCCGCCTGATCATCGAGACCGACGACTTCGATGAGGCAGTGCACTTCTACCGCGATGTGCTCGGCATGCCCGAGCAGCCCGCATTCGCCACCGAGGGGGACGATCGCGTCTCGATCCTGCATGCCGGGACCGCCACGATCGAGCTCGCGAGTCCCGCCCACGTGAGAGCCATCGACGCGATTGAAGGCGTCCCCGAGTCCCAGCAGCCGACGCTCCGGATCGCGCTCGAGGTCGATGACACCGAGAGCGCCGTCGCTTCGGTCGCCGAGCACGGCACCGCGACGCTGGCTCCGGCCACCCGCACCCCTTTCCAGACCATCAACGCCCGGGTCCAGGGGCCGGCCGGGTGGCAGGTCACCTTCTTCCAGGAACTCGAGACCGTGCAGGACCGCTCCGCTCGGGACGGCTTCACCACCGACGACCGGCGCCCGCGGTAGCGGCCCGCCCGAGCCCTCACCGCGGCGCGCGCTGGCACCTCGGGCAGAAGAACGAGGACCGGTTGGCGAACGCCTCCCGCACGATCGCGGTCCCGCACCGCGGGCACGGGCGGCCCGCCTGGCCGTAGACCGCCAGCGACCGGTCGAAGTAGCCCGAAGCCCCGTTGACGTTGACGTAGAGCGCGTCGAAGCTCGTCCCGCCGGCCACGAGCGCCTCGCGCATCACCTCCTCGGCGGCC
Above is a window of Ruania suaedae DNA encoding:
- a CDS encoding VOC family protein, encoding MTTPTNPPRQLRLIIETDDFDEAVHFYRDVLGMPEQPAFATEGDDRVSILHAGTATIELASPAHVRAIDAIEGVPESQQPTLRIALEVDDTESAVASVAEHGTATLAPATRTPFQTINARVQGPAGWQVTFFQELETVQDRSARDGFTTDDRRPR
- the eda gene encoding bifunctional 4-hydroxy-2-oxoglutarate aldolase/2-dehydro-3-deoxy-phosphogluconate aldolase, which translates into the protein MTAQSPEMLERIGAARLVPVVVLDDAASAAPLAEALVAGGLPVAEVTFRTAAAVDSIKAMSARGDMLIGAGTVLTPEQVDAAVDAGASYVVSPGFSQPVVRRCIERGVLPLPGAVTATEVQAALAEGLTVVKFFPAETSGGAKAIKALAAPFGDLRFVPTGGIGPKNLAEYTALSAVLAVGGSWMVPRDEIAAGHFEKVTDLTREAVALATA
- a CDS encoding MerR family transcriptional regulator, with the protein product MRVGELARRTGVSVRSLRYYENQGLLAPSRSAAGQRIYGTEHETIVGEIQELFRAGFCSSVIRELLPALTAPVKDTALLGQALTSARERLTSEKRAIDAELLRLEQWRDRWGLAPDTHVSVQDERHDDTDESSPPAPPDHRDRRLR
- a CDS encoding sugar kinase, which gives rise to MSLSIRPASECRYDIASLGEIMLRMDPGEGRIRTTRQFRVWEGGGEYNVARGLRRAFGLRAVSVTALADNEVGRLVEDCMLTGGVDTSFITWVPYDGIGREVRNGLNFTERGFGVRGAVGVSDRGNTAISQLKPGQVDWDHLFGELGVRWLHTGGIFAALSESTAEVVIEAVTAAKKHGTVVSYDLNYRPSLWKTIGGQAKAQEVNKAIAPLIDVMIGNEEDFTASLGFEVQGTGDNLDNLEIDSFKAMITEAGQTYENFQVIGTTLRTVHTASDNDWGAIAWSRDEGFAEATHREHLEILDRVGGGDSFASGLIYGLLEGEPIQTAVEYGAAHGALAMSTPGDTTMVTKAEVLKLAGGGSARVDR